The following proteins come from a genomic window of Sphaerisporangium rubeum:
- the ispG gene encoding flavodoxin-dependent (E)-4-hydroxy-3-methylbut-2-enyl-diphosphate synthase produces the protein MLGMPAVRTTPIAPRRRSRQIMVGTVPVGGEAAVSVQSMTTTLTADVNATLQQIAQLTASGCQIVRVAVPSQDDADALPVIARKSRIPVIADIHFQPKYVFAAIEAGCAAVRVNPGNIKKFDDKVGEIARAASDHGVPIRIGVNAGSLDPRLLAKYGKATPEALVESALWECSLFEEHGFRDIKISVKHHDPVVMVQAYRLLAKRCDYPLHLGVTEAGPAFQGTVKSAVAFGALLAEGIGDTIRVSLSAPPVEEVKVGVAVLESLGLRERGLEIVSCPSCGRAQVDVYTLAEQVQAGLDGLKVPLRVAVMGCVVNGPGEAREADLGVASGNGKGQIFVKGEVVKTVPESRIVETLIEEALRLAEEMGVEVDLDDDDAPRPAVTVH, from the coding sequence ATGCTGGGCATGCCGGCCGTCCGGACGACTCCGATCGCGCCGCGGCGACGCTCGCGTCAGATCATGGTGGGGACGGTGCCGGTGGGAGGCGAGGCCGCGGTCTCGGTGCAGTCGATGACCACGACGCTCACCGCCGACGTCAACGCCACGTTGCAGCAGATCGCGCAGCTCACCGCGTCCGGGTGCCAGATCGTGCGGGTGGCGGTGCCCTCGCAGGACGACGCGGACGCGCTGCCGGTCATCGCCCGCAAGTCCCGCATCCCGGTGATCGCCGACATCCACTTCCAGCCGAAGTACGTGTTCGCGGCGATCGAGGCGGGGTGCGCGGCCGTCCGGGTGAACCCCGGAAACATCAAGAAGTTCGACGACAAGGTGGGCGAGATCGCGCGTGCGGCCTCCGACCACGGGGTGCCCATCCGCATCGGCGTCAACGCCGGCTCGCTGGACCCGCGGCTGCTCGCCAAGTACGGCAAGGCCACCCCCGAGGCGCTGGTGGAGTCGGCGCTGTGGGAGTGCTCGCTGTTCGAGGAGCACGGCTTCCGCGATATCAAGATCTCGGTCAAGCACCACGACCCCGTGGTCATGGTGCAGGCCTACCGGTTGCTGGCGAAGCGGTGCGACTATCCGCTGCACCTTGGCGTCACCGAGGCCGGACCGGCGTTCCAGGGCACGGTCAAGTCGGCGGTGGCCTTCGGCGCGCTGCTGGCCGAGGGCATCGGGGACACCATCCGGGTGTCGCTGTCGGCGCCGCCCGTGGAGGAGGTCAAGGTCGGCGTCGCCGTCCTGGAGTCGCTCGGCCTGCGGGAGCGCGGCCTGGAGATCGTGTCCTGCCCGTCCTGCGGGCGGGCCCAGGTGGACGTGTACACGCTCGCCGAGCAGGTGCAGGCCGGGCTGGACGGGCTGAAGGTGCCGCTCCGGGTCGCGGTGATGGGGTGCGTGGTCAACGGCCCCGGCGAGGCGCGCGAGGCGGACCTCGGCGTCGCGTCCGGCAACGGCAAGGGGCAGATCTTCGTCAAGGGCGAGGTCGTCAAGACCGTCCCCGAATCGCGGATCGTCGAGACGCTGATCGAGGAGGCCCTGCGCCTGGCCGAGGAGATGGGCGTCGAGGTGGATCTCGACGACGACGATGCTCCGAGGCCTGCCGTCACCGTCCACTGA
- a CDS encoding LuxR C-terminal-related transcriptional regulator — translation MNPALGTVIGRDIELDALRGALRNPALRLLTITGPPGVGKSRLLTALYPELVAEFGEGVRFLDFAARIGHGVQLTADSASLCVGGLTESRPAERDHATLNLFPSGGEPMCGQERERPVEKGPLVLIDHAEPVLEEIARVVTKSLAAHPDLRVVLACREPLRVYGERLFPVQPLAVPGSRPPAELAELGRIASVRLLLERVTATRPDVVLTGDNREVITELSNGLDGLPLAIEFAAARLRLFQLRALRNRLRTGLDILYGGAPHTLSHHRSMKAAIAWSHGRLTEHERDLLRRLAVLTAGFDMAAAEAVSDLDGGALHDALQRLAERNLITVAGGPDDEPCFSLLNTIRLYVLQEPAGTGEPEAAAPPGPVPVPVPVAGSPGEPESGLTRREHQVAVLVAQGLTNRQIARRLGIAEWTAVNHVRNVMRKMRCSSRVHVASMITQGGVREMREVSRG, via the coding sequence GTGAATCCCGCTCTGGGGACCGTCATCGGTCGTGACATCGAGCTCGACGCGCTCCGCGGGGCCTTGCGAAACCCCGCCCTACGGCTGCTGACGATAACCGGACCGCCCGGAGTCGGTAAGAGCCGCCTCCTGACCGCGCTCTACCCCGAACTGGTCGCCGAGTTCGGGGAAGGCGTACGTTTCCTCGATTTCGCCGCACGCATCGGACATGGCGTCCAATTAACCGCCGATTCCGCCTCCTTGTGCGTGGGCGGGCTGACCGAGTCACGACCGGCGGAGCGCGACCACGCGACACTGAACCTGTTTCCATCCGGCGGCGAGCCGATGTGCGGCCAGGAGCGGGAGCGACCGGTCGAAAAAGGTCCACTGGTGCTCATCGACCATGCCGAGCCCGTGCTGGAGGAGATCGCGCGGGTCGTCACGAAGTCGCTGGCCGCGCATCCGGACCTTCGGGTGGTGCTCGCCTGTCGTGAGCCGTTGCGTGTGTACGGGGAGCGCCTGTTCCCTGTGCAGCCACTTGCGGTGCCCGGTTCCCGGCCCCCGGCCGAACTGGCGGAGCTCGGGCGGATCGCCTCGGTGCGGCTGCTCCTGGAACGCGTCACGGCCACCAGGCCGGACGTCGTGCTCACCGGCGACAACCGCGAGGTCATCACCGAGCTCTCCAACGGCCTCGACGGGCTGCCACTCGCCATAGAGTTCGCCGCCGCGCGCCTGCGGCTCTTCCAGCTGCGGGCGCTGCGGAACCGGCTGCGAACCGGCCTGGACATCCTGTACGGCGGCGCGCCGCACACGCTGTCGCACCACCGCAGCATGAAGGCGGCCATCGCGTGGAGCCATGGACGTCTCACCGAGCACGAGCGTGACCTCCTGCGCCGGCTGGCGGTCCTGACCGCCGGATTCGACATGGCCGCCGCCGAAGCCGTGAGCGACCTCGACGGCGGCGCCCTGCACGACGCGTTGCAGAGGCTCGCCGAGCGGAACCTGATCACCGTGGCCGGCGGGCCGGACGACGAGCCCTGCTTCTCGCTGCTCAACACCATCAGGCTGTACGTCCTTCAGGAACCGGCCGGGACGGGCGAGCCGGAGGCGGCCGCCCCGCCCGGCCCCGTACCCGTCCCGGTCCCGGTCGCCGGAAGTCCAGGTGAGCCGGAGTCGGGGCTGACCCGCCGGGAACACCAGGTGGCCGTGCTGGTCGCCCAGGGGCTCACCAACCGTCAGATCGCCCGGCGGCTGGGGATCGCCGAGTGGACCGCCGTGAACCATGTCCGCAATGTGATGCGCAAGATGCGGTGCTCGTCCCGCGTACACGTGGCGAGCATGATCACCCAAGGCGGCGTACGGGAGATGCGGGAGGTCAGTCGAGGGTGA